A genomic window from Clostridium aceticum includes:
- the cbiE gene encoding precorrin-6y C5,15-methyltransferase (decarboxylating) subunit CbiE, which translates to MKKIWVVGIGPGHRDYILPAAYRAVENSDILIGGKRHLEIFHEYQGETYPITSDLEAVVDYIKKHREKRITLILSGDTGFYSMLTYMKKHFSKEELEVIPGINSLQYLFSRIKETWQETPLLSLHGREENFIEKLKTYKKIGLLTDQINTPEAIAKALIDSGLTEADMVVGENLSYEEERIVEGKPEEIIRNAPYKMSVVVIFYG; encoded by the coding sequence ATGAAGAAAATATGGGTTGTTGGCATAGGTCCAGGTCATAGGGATTATATATTACCGGCTGCCTATAGGGCTGTAGAAAATAGTGATATTTTGATAGGCGGTAAACGACACTTAGAAATCTTTCATGAATATCAAGGAGAAACCTACCCTATTACAAGTGATTTAGAAGCTGTTGTAGACTATATCAAAAAACATAGAGAGAAGAGAATTACCCTTATCCTTTCTGGAGATACAGGTTTCTATAGCATGTTAACCTATATGAAAAAACATTTTTCTAAAGAGGAGCTAGAAGTCATACCAGGAATCAATTCCTTGCAGTACTTGTTTAGTAGAATAAAAGAAACTTGGCAGGAGACACCGCTTTTAAGTCTCCACGGGAGAGAAGAAAACTTTATAGAAAAGCTGAAGACATATAAAAAAATAGGACTTCTTACAGACCAGATTAATACGCCAGAAGCCATAGCCAAAGCCTTAATAGATAGCGGACTTACAGAAGCAGATATGGTGGTAGGGGAAAATCTATCCTATGAAGAAGAACGAATCGTTGAGGGTAAGCCAGAGGAAATTATAAGGAATGCCCCGTATAAAATGTCAGTGGTGGTGATTTTTTATGGATAA
- the cbiD gene encoding cobalt-precorrin-5B (C(1))-methyltransferase CbiD, with amino-acid sequence MEKYVVKNGKKLRYGYTTGSCAAAAAKAAAQMLLEGRDLESISISTPKGWDLNLTVLEKKRDNEGVSCGIKKDGGDDPDATNGLVIYSRVKWRKDTKINIDGGIGVGRVTKKGLPIPVGKAAINPIPLQMIEKEIRQVIGENKGVDVEIFIPKGEEIAVKTFNPRLGIIGGISILGTSGIVEPMSEEAWKESLALEISVAKEEGLEKLIFVPGNYGRDLIKNNYDFDEKYVIKTSNFIGFMLDQAMHHNIKKILLVGHIGKLIKVAGGIFHTHSKIADGRREILAAYLGILGASPLEIKSVLESNTTEEAVTLIQGMKKEEIFSLLAEKITEKALERTFKEVEIGTIIFSMEHGVLATCEEGKKLLEEFKR; translated from the coding sequence ATGGAAAAATATGTAGTGAAAAATGGAAAAAAGCTGCGATACGGATATACCACGGGATCTTGTGCAGCGGCAGCCGCAAAAGCAGCCGCACAGATGCTTCTAGAGGGAAGGGATTTAGAGAGCATTTCTATCTCCACACCAAAGGGCTGGGATTTGAACTTAACTGTGTTAGAAAAAAAAAGAGATAATGAAGGTGTAAGCTGTGGTATAAAGAAGGATGGGGGAGATGACCCTGATGCAACCAATGGTCTTGTTATCTACAGCAGGGTTAAATGGAGGAAAGATACAAAAATCAATATTGATGGGGGCATAGGGGTAGGGAGAGTGACAAAAAAAGGCTTACCCATCCCTGTTGGTAAAGCTGCCATTAACCCAATACCATTACAGATGATAGAAAAAGAAATAAGACAGGTTATAGGAGAGAACAAAGGTGTAGATGTGGAGATTTTTATTCCTAAGGGGGAAGAAATTGCAGTCAAAACCTTTAATCCTCGATTAGGAATAATAGGAGGAATCTCTATACTAGGAACCTCTGGCATTGTAGAACCCATGTCTGAGGAAGCTTGGAAGGAATCCTTAGCATTGGAGATCTCAGTGGCAAAGGAAGAAGGCTTGGAAAAGTTGATTTTTGTTCCAGGGAACTATGGTAGAGATTTAATCAAAAACAACTATGATTTTGATGAGAAGTATGTAATAAAAACCAGCAATTTTATAGGATTTATGCTGGACCAAGCTATGCACCACAATATAAAGAAAATTCTTCTAGTAGGGCATATAGGAAAGTTGATTAAGGTGGCAGGAGGAATTTTTCACACCCATAGTAAAATAGCTGACGGCAGAAGAGAAATCCTAGCAGCTTATTTAGGTATATTAGGTGCTAGTCCTCTTGAAATAAAAAGTGTCTTAGAAAGTAATACAACAGAAGAAGCTGTAACACTGATTCAAGGGATGAAAAAAGAAGAGATTTTTTCCCTATTAGCTGAAAAAATCACAGAAAAAGCCTTAGAACGCACCTTTAAAGAAGTAGAAATAGGGACCATTATTTTTTCTATGGAACACGGGGTACTGGCTACCTGTGAAGAAGGCAAAAAGCTACTGGAGGAGTTTAAGCGATGA
- the cbiT gene encoding precorrin-6Y C5,15-methyltransferase (decarboxylating) subunit CbiT gives MDKKWEYNGFGIPDDYFVRGKAPMTKEEVRAVVLGKLRLKEDHIFVDVGAGTGSVSIEAALKLSKGKVYAIEYKEEALNLLAVNGKAFGVENLEILKGRAEEELKKITYFDRVFVGGSGGEIHWIIDYALEHLSEEGRIVVTAVTLETLTEAFKALKTKEFKDVEVVSVSVSKGRSTGNYTLMEAQNNIYVLSATKR, from the coding sequence ATGGATAAAAAATGGGAATACAATGGGTTCGGCATACCAGATGATTACTTTGTAAGGGGAAAGGCCCCCATGACAAAGGAAGAAGTAAGGGCAGTGGTACTGGGAAAACTAAGGTTAAAAGAGGATCACATTTTTGTGGATGTAGGAGCAGGTACTGGTTCGGTATCTATAGAAGCAGCTTTAAAATTATCTAAAGGAAAAGTCTATGCCATCGAATATAAGGAGGAAGCCCTTAACTTGCTGGCAGTCAACGGCAAGGCTTTTGGGGTAGAAAACTTAGAGATACTAAAGGGCCGTGCTGAAGAAGAGTTGAAAAAAATCACATACTTTGATAGAGTTTTTGTCGGTGGAAGTGGTGGAGAAATACATTGGATTATAGATTATGCATTAGAACATCTTTCTGAAGAAGGAAGAATAGTTGTTACTGCAGTCACCCTTGAAACCTTAACAGAAGCCTTTAAAGCTTTGAAAACAAAGGAGTTTAAGGATGTAGAAGTAGTATCAGTAAGTGTTTCTAAAGGGCGTTCCACGGGAAACTATACCTTGATGGAAGCTCAAAATAATATCTATGTTCTTTCTGCTACAAAAAGGTAA
- a CDS encoding precorrin-8X methylmutase, giving the protein MEYIKDPMEIEKKSFEIITEELGDKTFPEREGKIIKRVIHTTADFQYGDITKISDNAIDSAIKALKEGCSIYTDTKMAMAGINKRVLKELNSDIYCLVDDAEVTKDAKERGLTRSMVAMEKAVADSKTKIFVIGNAPTALFQLCQYIDEGKVQPSLVVGVPVGFVGARESKDELLKRNVPYITTVGRKGGSTVAAAIINALLYMTK; this is encoded by the coding sequence GTGGAATATATTAAAGACCCAATGGAAATTGAAAAGAAGAGTTTTGAAATCATTACTGAAGAATTAGGCGATAAAACCTTTCCAGAAAGAGAAGGAAAAATTATAAAGAGAGTAATTCATACAACTGCTGATTTTCAGTATGGTGATATTACAAAGATCAGTGACAATGCGATTGATTCAGCCATTAAAGCCTTAAAAGAAGGTTGTAGCATCTATACAGATACCAAAATGGCCATGGCAGGAATCAATAAAAGAGTTTTAAAGGAATTGAATAGCGATATATACTGTTTGGTGGATGATGCTGAAGTAACCAAGGACGCAAAGGAAAGAGGGCTTACCCGTTCCATGGTGGCGATGGAAAAGGCAGTAGCAGACAGTAAAACAAAAATCTTTGTTATCGGCAATGCTCCCACTGCATTATTTCAATTATGTCAGTATATAGACGAAGGAAAAGTTCAACCTAGCTTAGTGGTAGGTGTGCCAGTGGGTTTTGTAGGGGCAAGGGAATCAAAAGATGAGTTATTAAAAAGAAATGTTCCGTATATTACTACTGTAGGAAGAAAAGGTGGTAGTACTGTGGCAGCTGCTATAATTAATGCCCTTCTATATATGACAAAATAG